Below is a genomic region from Vicinamibacterales bacterium.
GGTGTTTCAATTTCCATCACCGGTATAATCGTTCACATCGCGTCTTAAATGTGGTTGAGATGACTATGCATCATTCCCAACACTGTCGGCGCACCGCACGTCAAATCGTGTGCACGTGCGTTTTCGCACTGTTACTGGCCAGTCCGTATCAAGCTGCTGGCCAAGGGGCTGACGCGGTCCGGATGATCGTTCCCGACGGCGAAGCCCAAAACTACTGGCCACGCTGGCGGGGCCCATCGGGTCAGGGGTTAGTGGAGGGAACCGGTTATCCCGACACGTGGTCCGACACAGAGAACGTCATCTGGAGAGTGGAAGTGCCGGGTGAGGGCGCTTCCTCGCCCATTATTTGGGCCGACCAAATTTTCCTGACCACCGCGGACGACCGCGTCGGGACGGTATCAGTGGTGAGCTTCCGCCGGTCCGATGGCGAACGACTCTGGCAAACCGAGGTACCGGACACAACCGGTGAACACATCCACCAAAAAAACACCCACGCATCGGCCACGGTCACCACGGACGGACACCTGGTCTACGCGTCGTTCGGTAGTAAAGGACTCGTCGCTATGGATTTCGATGGGCGCCTCGTCTGGCACCGCTCATTTGGAACAATTAGCAACTATCACGGCACGGCCGGCTCTCCCCTTCTCTACAAAAACACAATCATCCTTTACCAAGACCACAGCGGCGGTTCACAGGGGGGAGCATTTGTTGCGGCTTTCGACAAACAGTCGGGAGAGCCGGTCTGGCGTACCTCCCGCCGTGCAAGCGTCGGTTGGGGCTCACCAATTGCCATCCACACTGGTGAGCGTGATGAATTAATCGTCAGCAGTCAGCGCCGCGTCCAAGCCTACAATCCAAATACTGGTGTGGAACTTTGGAATTGCGGAGGCAATCTCTTTGAAGTGATCCCAACCCCAGTCGTTGGCCACGGCATGGTGTTTTGCTCCTCTGGCCGCGCTGGTCCAACCCTCGCAATCCTGCCTGGCGGCAGTGGCGATGTTACGGCTACGCACGTGGTGTGGAAAAGTCCAAAGGGGTCCCCGTTTGTCCCCTCACCGCTTTTGTCCGGCAATCGACTCTACCTCGTGAATGACATGGCGAGCATTGTGACCTGTTTCGACGCTCGCCGCGGTGTGGTGCTCTGGCAAGGCCGCCTCGGCCGCGCCACCCGCGAGGGCTTCTCCGCTTCACCGGTGGCCGTGGATGGAAAAGTCTTCATTACAAATGACCTTGGGGAGACGTTCGTCATACGCGATGCCTCGGAATTCGAAATACTCCACGTGAACGAACTGCACGCGAAGACCCTCGCGTCACCAGCATTGGTTGATGGACGGTGGTACTTTCGGACCAACCGTGAGCTCCTTTCGATCGGGAACTAAGCGTAGTGGTACGACGTATCACAGACCTTCTATTTAAGCCCGGTCGACTGGCCACCTTCCGGTCCTCTCTCGAGGCCACCTCTCTGCGCGAGGTCGCACTGGTTGTCGGAGCCTTCACCGTTACCGCATGTGTCGCCACCTATCCGCTGATTTTCCATCTTGGCGACACGCTCCCTAGTGACCTCGGTGACCCACTGTTAAATACCTGGATTCTGGCATGGGATGCCGACCGCATTCGTTACGGACTCCAGGGGCTGTGGGATGCGCCAATGTTCTACCCCTACGTCAACACCCTGGCCTACTCCGAACATCTGCTAGGCGTAGCAGTGTTCACGGCACCTATTCAATGGGTCACTGGAAACCCCATGATTGGGTATAACGCTGCGTTCCTCGCCTCGTTTGTCCTCGCCGGCAGCGGCATGTATCTGCTGACGAGTTCACTCACTGGCAGTCGCGTGGCTGGCCTCGTCGGCGGAATCGCGTTTGCGTTTCTACCCTACCGGGCTGACCAAAGTGGCCACCTCCAAGTCTTGATGTATGGGTGGATGCCCGTCGCACTCTGGGCACTCCATCGCTACTTCGCGACCGGGAAACGGCTAGCACTCACCGGCTTCGCTGTCGCCTTTCTACTCCAAGGATTTTCGAACGGTTACTTCTTTTACTTTTTCGCTGCGGCTGTACTTGTCGTTACCACTGCCGAGTTCGCAACCCTGGTCCGGTCACGTTCTCGAGTCATCCTTGAGCTAGCCGTCGCCGCGCTTCTCATGATGGCGGTAACGATACCGGTCTTAAAAGGGTATCTCGACGCGCGCGAGACCCAACCGCTGTATCGAACTCGGGGCGAGATGGTGATGTATAGCGCGGATACCTTGTCATACTTTCACGCCTCACCGAGACTCACCGTGTGGGGCAACGTGCTACCACCAGGCAAGCCCGAAGGGGCCCTCTTTCCCGGCTTCGGCCTGCTGGCGCTAGCTGCATTCGGTCTAGTGACCGCCTTCATGCGAACGCAACGCGGACCCCGCCTTGGGCGGGTCGCTGTCGTGTA
It encodes:
- a CDS encoding PQQ-binding-like beta-propeller repeat protein gives rise to the protein MHHSQHCRRTARQIVCTCVFALLLASPYQAAGQGADAVRMIVPDGEAQNYWPRWRGPSGQGLVEGTGYPDTWSDTENVIWRVEVPGEGASSPIIWADQIFLTTADDRVGTVSVVSFRRSDGERLWQTEVPDTTGEHIHQKNTHASATVTTDGHLVYASFGSKGLVAMDFDGRLVWHRSFGTISNYHGTAGSPLLYKNTIILYQDHSGGSQGGAFVAAFDKQSGEPVWRTSRRASVGWGSPIAIHTGERDELIVSSQRRVQAYNPNTGVELWNCGGNLFEVIPTPVVGHGMVFCSSGRAGPTLAILPGGSGDVTATHVVWKSPKGSPFVPSPLLSGNRLYLVNDMASIVTCFDARRGVVLWQGRLGRATREGFSASPVAVDGKVFITNDLGETFVIRDASEFEILHVNELHAKTLASPALVDGRWYFRTNRELLSIGN